The genomic stretch TGCTGGCGCTGGCGCGCGACCGCTACGGCCGCATCGACGGCATCGTCCACGCCGCCGGCGTGCTGCGCGACAGCTTCGCCCGCAACAAGAGCGCGCAGGACCTCGACGCGGTGTTCGCGCCGAAGATCCGCGGCGCGCTGCACTTGGACCGCTTCA from Salifodinibacter halophilus encodes the following:
- a CDS encoding KR domain-containing protein translates to ARRGHERREQVAGGRDHRVGGHQAADGRAEDEPEAERRADEAERVLALARDRYGRIDGIVHAAGVLRDSFARNKSAQDLDAVFAPKIRGALHLDRF